The DNA window ACTAAGTATTAAGCTTTTGATAGACTAAAAAATAAGGCGTAATACCAAACATTTATATATTATCATAAGTGACAATTAATGATAATTATAAATAATGGTAAATTTATACTAAAATCAGATAATTATATTACTTAATAGATTCGGTGATTCCAAATGCTTACATCAGTTCAGAAAGAAATACTACAGAGTCTCATAAACTTATACCGCAATTCCGAAGGCAGATCTGTTAAAGGTGAAGAAATAGCGGAATTAATGAAGCGTAACCCTGGAACCATCCGTAATCAGATGCAATCCCTCCGTAGTTTAGGGCTGGTAAAAGGGGTGCCTGGACCAAGAGGAGGGTATAAGCCAACCATCAAAGCTTACCATACCTTAAACATACAGGACACCGATAAAAAGAGTCAGGTGCCTGTATACAAATCAGGGGAACTTGTAAAAGATATTACCGTGGCCAAGATAGAATTCACCAGTATCCCTCACCCTGGAGAATGTGAAGCAGCCATCAAAGCAGTGGGAAACATCAAAACCCTGGATCTGGGAGATAAAATACGAGTAGGCCCCACACCAGTAAATAAACTGGTAGTAGATGGAGTGGTAGTAGGGCGGGATGACATGGATAGCATTATTCTCCTGGACACCACTGCAATTCGCAGCATCCCCAAAAAAAGAGTAATAGAAGTGGCAACCCCTAACCTGATAACCCTGGATGGATTAAGCACAA is part of the Methanobacterium formicicum DSM 3637 genome and encodes:
- a CDS encoding CBS domain-containing protein, with product MLTSVQKEILQSLINLYRNSEGRSVKGEEIAELMKRNPGTIRNQMQSLRSLGLVKGVPGPRGGYKPTIKAYHTLNIQDTDKKSQVPVYKSGELVKDITVAKIEFTSIPHPGECEAAIKAVGNIKTLDLGDKIRVGPTPVNKLVVDGVVVGRDDMDSIILLDTTAIRSIPKKRVIEVATPNLITLDGLSTIRDAARVLSTNSIEGAPVMDDGEIRGMVTLSDISRALAESREEMKVVDIMTKNTITVNEDLMIADAIEIMNKKHIGRLIVVDPAGNARGIVTRTDLLDKIAGLK